The following proteins come from a genomic window of Methanocella conradii HZ254:
- a CDS encoding PadR family transcriptional regulator, translated as MDDILERFETEVKRGVMQVAVMCLLEKERYGYDIIKNLKEAGIGVEEGTLYPILRRLEDERILSSRWVTEGPRPRKYYVITEYGKKIRGELLASLKSISRAIESLEKGINGVD; from the coding sequence ATGGATGATATTTTGGAGCGCTTCGAAACCGAGGTGAAAAGAGGGGTGATGCAGGTCGCCGTAATGTGCCTACTGGAAAAAGAGCGATACGGCTATGACATCATCAAAAACCTCAAGGAGGCGGGGATAGGCGTGGAAGAGGGCACGCTTTACCCGATATTGAGGCGCCTGGAGGACGAGCGGATATTGAGCAGCCGGTGGGTCACGGAAGGGCCGAGGCCGCGAAAGTACTACGTGATAACTGAATACGGGAAAAAGATTAGAGGAGAATTGCTGGCCTCGCTAAAATCGATTAGCAGGGCCATCGAAAGCCTGGAAAAGGGGATTAATGGAGTGGATTAG
- a CDS encoding RPA family protein translates to MSEREVARRVFAREFNDSNLQQGESAERSANFIVTPSGVICNRVFVVGVLTEVESIGTGGQAMHRARVADPTGVFTVYAGEYQPSAALFLSSAKTPAYVAVVGKARVFNPERDTFYTSIRPEEINVVDEYVRNRWIYNTALFTLEAIKNMERAVESGLRGAELERYMRPFTCDAAGIARALDHYPAIRDRMHAYRKMVVDALSAIVDVAPPQKADASCDGMAMAAIEGLIKRLDRGGGVRYEALLEASFKLGYDEAMVEKTLNALMDAGRCYEPRIGILKLT, encoded by the coding sequence ATGAGCGAGCGTGAGGTGGCCAGGAGGGTTTTCGCGAGGGAGTTCAACGACTCTAACCTGCAGCAAGGCGAAAGCGCCGAGCGCTCAGCGAACTTCATCGTCACCCCGTCAGGCGTCATATGCAACAGGGTATTCGTGGTGGGAGTGCTCACGGAAGTAGAGAGCATAGGCACAGGGGGCCAGGCCATGCACAGGGCCAGGGTCGCCGATCCTACCGGCGTGTTCACGGTTTATGCGGGAGAGTACCAGCCCTCAGCAGCGCTATTCTTATCGTCTGCAAAGACTCCGGCATACGTCGCCGTAGTAGGAAAGGCCAGGGTGTTCAACCCGGAAAGGGACACGTTTTATACGTCCATCAGGCCGGAAGAGATAAACGTTGTAGACGAGTACGTGAGGAACCGGTGGATATACAACACCGCGCTATTCACGCTAGAGGCTATAAAGAACATGGAGAGAGCCGTGGAAAGCGGCCTCAGGGGCGCGGAGCTAGAAAGGTATATGAGGCCCTTCACGTGCGATGCTGCAGGCATAGCCAGGGCTTTGGACCATTACCCCGCCATCCGGGACAGGATGCACGCCTACCGGAAAATGGTCGTTGACGCCCTCTCCGCCATCGTAGACGTGGCGCCGCCTCAAAAGGCGGATGCCTCATGCGATGGTATGGCGATGGCCGCCATAGAGGGCTTGATAAAGAGGCTGGACAGGGGCGGTGGCGTGAGATATGAGGCGCTGCTCGAGGCGTCGTTTAAGCTGGGCTACGATGAGGCGATGGTTGAAAAAACGCTGAATGCGCTCATGGATGCGGGCCGATGCTATGAGCCTCGTATAGGCATCCTAAAGCTAACCTGA
- a CDS encoding TIM barrel protein, translating to MKLSFSHRLQSESDVWAIQSLEDHGFGCCELFFPEREPIDAQTLKLVEEVSGTTSLTLTAHLPYKNINIASVYQYVRESSIELFIEMIDSLSDYVRLVTLHTGYASPSVSGGLEKAIENNVLSLAKICGHAGQYDIVVGVENAMNEKYMVGRNVQEMMQIIKRVNRGNVGLTFDVGHAMLTGNVEDYVNMKEYVVEVHLHDNFGYTDEHLGLGQGKIDWGYVYRHVKDLDCPLVLEQRTIEETMESLKYWQGLSSESSPYYRLNKLIGEIRSEKDPRHLLPINNEMIRLCENVLALGGTGSSINHIVSSCREAMAFSVAELVLEEMKYSMGPPRHRFALMAVGSFGREEMSVESDQDTILVLDDTVDDGGRTFFKMFSESLVSRLSAAGFPRCRGNMMASNPKWRGTITELLARLDTTYERSVIMDARFIFGDRPLANRFLKTLHYTLNTDPTYAMELAISAIKADVGLEGDSFRLEYFAGSEDAFNIKRYGFRIFSQAIKALSVKYHITRTNIADRLWKMYDLGVIDRKSIDRYIFAYDQLSRVMMLGYVQNIQRGIVSNEYIFPFSLSRKDREGLKEALRIVRDLQGLCSSQFAIARTML from the coding sequence TTGAAGCTATCGTTCTCCCACAGGCTACAGTCTGAAAGCGATGTTTGGGCAATACAATCGCTAGAGGACCATGGCTTTGGCTGCTGCGAGCTCTTCTTCCCGGAGAGGGAGCCTATCGACGCCCAGACGCTAAAGCTCGTCGAGGAGGTGTCGGGCACGACAAGCCTGACGCTTACCGCCCACCTGCCCTATAAGAACATCAACATCGCCAGCGTGTACCAGTACGTGAGGGAGAGCAGCATAGAGCTTTTTATAGAAATGATAGATAGCCTGTCAGACTACGTGCGGCTGGTCACCCTGCACACGGGCTACGCCTCGCCATCCGTAAGCGGCGGCCTGGAAAAGGCTATCGAGAACAACGTGCTAAGCCTGGCGAAGATTTGCGGCCACGCGGGACAGTATGACATCGTGGTGGGCGTCGAGAACGCGATGAACGAGAAGTATATGGTGGGCAGGAATGTCCAGGAGATGATGCAAATCATCAAGAGGGTGAACCGCGGCAACGTAGGTCTTACCTTCGACGTCGGCCACGCCATGCTTACCGGCAACGTTGAAGACTATGTGAATATGAAGGAGTACGTTGTCGAGGTACACCTGCACGATAATTTCGGCTATACTGATGAGCATCTAGGGCTAGGCCAGGGAAAGATTGACTGGGGCTATGTTTATAGGCACGTCAAAGACCTGGATTGCCCGCTGGTGCTGGAGCAGAGGACTATAGAGGAGACGATGGAGAGCCTGAAGTACTGGCAGGGCCTCTCCTCAGAGTCCAGCCCATACTACAGGCTTAATAAGCTTATAGGCGAGATCCGCTCGGAGAAGGACCCGAGGCATCTTCTGCCCATCAATAACGAGATGATAAGGCTGTGCGAGAACGTCCTCGCCCTTGGAGGGACGGGCAGCAGCATAAACCACATCGTCTCTTCCTGCAGGGAAGCGATGGCGTTCAGCGTAGCAGAGCTAGTCCTGGAGGAGATGAAGTATTCGATGGGGCCTCCAAGGCATAGGTTCGCCCTAATGGCCGTAGGAAGCTTCGGAAGGGAGGAGATGTCAGTGGAATCCGATCAGGACACAATCCTGGTGCTCGACGATACGGTGGACGATGGGGGGCGCACCTTTTTTAAGATGTTCTCGGAGAGCCTGGTCTCTAGGCTTTCTGCCGCAGGATTCCCACGGTGCAGGGGCAACATGATGGCGAGCAACCCGAAGTGGAGGGGCACCATCACAGAGCTTTTGGCCAGGCTTGACACGACATACGAGCGCTCGGTCATCATGGACGCCCGCTTCATCTTTGGCGACCGGCCGCTGGCAAACCGCTTCCTGAAAACGCTCCACTATACGCTTAACACCGATCCCACCTATGCCATGGAGCTCGCCATATCAGCCATAAAGGCGGACGTGGGCCTGGAGGGCGACTCGTTCAGGCTGGAGTACTTCGCCGGCTCCGAGGACGCCTTCAACATCAAGAGGTATGGCTTCAGGATATTCAGCCAGGCCATAAAGGCGCTATCCGTCAAGTACCACATAACCAGGACTAATATAGCGGATCGCCTCTGGAAGATGTACGACCTTGGGGTCATCGACAGGAAGTCGATAGACCGGTACATATTCGCGTATGACCAGCTCTCCCGCGTGATGATGCTCGGCTACGTTCAGAACATCCAGCGGGGCATAGTGAGTAACGAGTACATCTTTCCATTTTCGCTATCCAGGAAGGACCGTGAAGGCCTCAAAGAGGCGCTTCGCATCGTCAGGGACTTGCAGGGCCTGTGTAGCAGCCAGTTCGCCATCGCCCGCACAATGCTATGA
- a CDS encoding adenylate kinase family protein, giving the protein MKIALTGTPGTGKSTVADMANAGFIVIHLNDLIKSGYYEGIDEERGCLIADVERLSRLVEGMEGDIILEGHVSHLMPVDAIVVLRASPGALRERLRRRGWSEAKISENVEAEALDAILIEALETGKKVYEVDTTNLTPTQVRDALVEIIRGTDKYAPGSVDFSEEAFL; this is encoded by the coding sequence ATGAAGATCGCGCTAACCGGCACCCCTGGCACGGGCAAGTCCACAGTCGCGGACATGGCTAACGCAGGCTTCATCGTCATTCACCTTAACGATCTTATAAAATCCGGCTACTATGAGGGCATCGACGAGGAACGGGGCTGCCTCATAGCGGACGTTGAGAGGCTGTCTAGGCTTGTGGAGGGCATGGAAGGCGACATAATACTGGAGGGGCACGTATCCCACCTCATGCCGGTGGACGCCATAGTGGTGTTAAGGGCATCCCCTGGGGCGCTGCGTGAGCGCCTGAGAAGGAGGGGGTGGAGCGAGGCGAAAATCTCGGAGAACGTGGAGGCTGAGGCGCTTGACGCCATACTCATAGAGGCGCTAGAAACCGGTAAAAAGGTTTATGAAGTCGATACGACAAACCTCACGCCTACACAGGTAAGGGATGCCTTGGTCGAGATTATAAGGGGCACGGATAAGTATGCCCCTGGAAGCGTGGACTTTAGTGAGGAGGCCTTCCTATGA
- a CDS encoding UPF0179 family protein: protein MSESNITITLIGARLAKPGIQFIFRGAAAECEKCKLKNVCLNLDKDKKYQVVGVRNGNDHECFLHDVCVRAVEVTPCPIIVAIESRKAFNGSKIVYEEPACDTACASYSLCHPPGLVSGEKYTISEVLDESPPCDKGLTLKKVELRQ from the coding sequence ATGTCCGAGTCCAACATCACGATAACTTTAATAGGCGCCCGGCTGGCGAAGCCGGGGATCCAGTTCATCTTCCGCGGCGCGGCGGCGGAGTGCGAGAAGTGTAAGCTCAAGAACGTATGCTTGAACCTGGATAAGGATAAGAAGTACCAGGTCGTGGGGGTCCGCAACGGGAATGACCATGAATGTTTCTTACATGACGTATGCGTGCGGGCGGTAGAGGTCACCCCATGCCCCATAATCGTCGCCATCGAGTCGAGGAAAGCGTTCAATGGCTCTAAGATCGTCTACGAGGAGCCCGCTTGCGATACCGCATGTGCCTCCTATAGCCTTTGCCACCCTCCAGGGCTGGTTAGCGGAGAGAAATATACCATCTCAGAGGTGCTAGACGAGTCGCCACCCTGCGATAAGGGCCTTACGCTAAAAAAGGTAGAATTGAGGCAATAA
- a CDS encoding HAAS signaling domain-containing protein, whose protein sequence is MIDTIIDDYIRDVTKDMDASQRGEVAKELRTHILDSAEAMAAEGKVAVDEAIIRQVIDKMGPAEKIAAMYPSRETLFKNHMWKAVQALVGIAVAFLIVAALLSLVAPGQVDAPVRTIIMVVSALALAIVVISAIFMAIYFYESRLKATYEERLRRLNKSLSDMTSPLKVALSIAMVIFWLAIINLFWQQIPFLMGLEEGRMISLLTPDFTGFLPYINLLGACTIVAELLFVFLLQKWVPAIIESALNVGSALLIAWVYLAFPFSPEFTPLITAMIKVALLLCILGFLMDAAQKLWKAAQFFIHGSPEKSKAV, encoded by the coding sequence ATGATCGACACGATCATAGACGATTATATTCGTGATGTTACAAAGGATATGGATGCCTCGCAGCGCGGCGAGGTCGCAAAAGAGCTGAGGACGCACATACTGGATAGCGCAGAAGCCATGGCCGCTGAAGGGAAGGTGGCGGTGGACGAGGCCATCATCAGGCAGGTCATCGACAAGATGGGGCCTGCGGAAAAGATAGCCGCCATGTATCCATCAAGGGAGACGCTCTTTAAAAACCATATGTGGAAGGCCGTCCAGGCCCTCGTCGGCATAGCCGTGGCCTTTCTCATAGTTGCAGCTTTGCTAAGCCTGGTTGCCCCCGGCCAGGTGGACGCGCCGGTGCGTACCATAATCATGGTCGTATCCGCCCTTGCTCTGGCTATCGTGGTCATCTCGGCAATATTTATGGCCATATACTTTTACGAGTCCCGCCTCAAAGCCACGTACGAAGAGCGGCTTAGGCGCTTAAACAAAAGCTTGAGTGACATGACATCGCCTCTAAAGGTGGCGCTATCGATAGCGATGGTCATCTTCTGGCTGGCTATAATAAACCTATTCTGGCAGCAGATACCCTTCCTGATGGGCCTGGAGGAGGGCAGGATGATTAGCCTGCTCACGCCCGACTTCACGGGCTTCCTGCCATATATAAACCTATTAGGGGCATGTACCATCGTGGCTGAGTTATTATTCGTATTCCTCCTCCAGAAATGGGTGCCCGCCATAATCGAGTCGGCGCTGAACGTCGGAAGCGCCCTACTGATAGCATGGGTATACCTGGCATTCCCCTTCAGCCCGGAGTTCACGCCGCTCATCACGGCGATGATCAAGGTTGCATTGCTGCTGTGTATCCTTGGCTTCCTGATGGATGCCGCACAAAAGCTATGGAAGGCGGCGCAATTCTTCATTCATGGCAGCCCGGAAAAAAGCAAGGCTGTCTAA
- a CDS encoding single-stranded DNA-binding protein, translating to MDELIAPIIDELNRALGVDREVLEKELTLLIVDFKVPPEEARRSIIKKHSKEVADDSCGPVMEKKPVDAMCSPVKLLKDLRSGDAGVTILANVLEPRYREITTPTGKMTVINGMLEDSTARVHFTSWVDSPALFSGKAVLAKNVYVSRFHGMPSVNIGERSLVEEFEGKVPGYVTRRCSLAELADGEGAYDVEVEGDIVSIRPGSGLIERCPVCSRVMQKGQCRAHGRAEGVKDLRIKAIIDDGTGSMICVFDRAMTRAILGIELEMALAQESDNVEERVRAALIGKPLVIRGNVTCGDYGRILIASWVKRPEEDVGKLAKELMVGMR from the coding sequence ATGGACGAGCTAATTGCGCCCATTATAGACGAGCTAAACCGGGCGCTTGGAGTGGATAGGGAGGTACTGGAAAAGGAATTGACTCTTCTTATCGTGGATTTTAAGGTGCCGCCCGAGGAGGCCCGGCGGAGCATCATCAAGAAGCACTCGAAGGAGGTCGCGGACGATTCTTGTGGGCCTGTGATGGAGAAGAAACCCGTCGACGCTATGTGCAGCCCGGTGAAGTTATTAAAAGACTTGAGAAGTGGGGATGCCGGGGTCACCATTTTGGCCAACGTCCTCGAGCCCAGGTATCGAGAGATTACAACGCCAACGGGCAAGATGACCGTAATAAATGGCATGCTGGAGGACTCGACGGCCAGGGTGCACTTCACCTCGTGGGTGGACTCGCCTGCTTTATTCTCGGGGAAGGCCGTGCTGGCAAAGAACGTGTACGTGAGCAGGTTCCACGGCATGCCGAGCGTGAACATAGGGGAGAGGTCGCTCGTCGAGGAGTTTGAAGGGAAGGTGCCAGGCTATGTCACGAGGCGGTGCAGCCTCGCAGAGCTGGCCGATGGGGAGGGGGCTTATGACGTTGAAGTAGAGGGGGATATCGTTTCCATAAGGCCGGGATCGGGGCTCATTGAGCGGTGCCCTGTGTGCAGCAGAGTCATGCAGAAGGGCCAGTGTAGGGCACACGGCAGGGCGGAAGGCGTCAAAGACCTCCGAATAAAGGCCATAATTGACGACGGGACGGGCTCCATGATATGCGTCTTCGACAGGGCCATGACCAGAGCCATACTGGGGATAGAGCTTGAAATGGCGCTTGCGCAGGAAAGCGATAACGTCGAGGAGCGCGTCAGGGCGGCGTTGATAGGGAAGCCTTTAGTCATAAGGGGTAACGTGACCTGCGGGGACTATGGCAGGATATTGATAGCGTCCTGGGTTAAGAGGCCAGAAGAAGACGTGGGCAAACTCGCAAAAGAGCTCATGGTGGGAATGCGATGA
- a CDS encoding FKBP-type peptidyl-prolyl cis-trans isomerase, with protein sequence MAIQKGDFIKLSYTGRLKNGAVFDTTDANVARENGVYNENASYGPETIIAGKGYVVAGLDEDLIGKEVGYKGHVEVPPEKGFGLRRLDLIETIPAKKFKEKVKPGMRVQVQGRTGVVESTAGGRVRINFNPALAGETLIYDYAIEELIEGTDKKIDAILKMYSGQDMQHKTEGEKVIIEVPKELSFNQRWLIAKGVAASEIMEQGNIKEVVFQETYKKPEAPKAEEAPTEQQEKKE encoded by the coding sequence ATGGCTATACAGAAAGGAGATTTCATCAAGCTATCATACACGGGCAGGCTCAAGAACGGCGCCGTCTTCGACACCACCGATGCGAATGTCGCCAGGGAGAACGGGGTCTACAACGAAAATGCAAGCTACGGCCCTGAGACCATCATCGCGGGCAAGGGATACGTTGTGGCCGGCCTTGACGAAGATCTTATAGGTAAGGAAGTCGGATACAAGGGCCACGTTGAAGTGCCCCCTGAGAAGGGCTTTGGGTTGAGGCGCCTCGACCTGATCGAGACCATACCGGCGAAGAAGTTCAAGGAAAAGGTTAAGCCGGGCATGCGCGTCCAGGTCCAGGGCAGGACTGGCGTTGTGGAGAGCACCGCGGGCGGCCGCGTGCGCATCAACTTCAACCCGGCGCTGGCCGGGGAGACCCTAATCTACGATTATGCCATTGAAGAGCTCATCGAGGGCACCGACAAGAAGATAGACGCCATACTAAAGATGTACAGCGGCCAGGACATGCAGCACAAGACTGAGGGCGAAAAGGTCATCATCGAAGTCCCCAAGGAGCTCTCGTTCAACCAGCGCTGGCTCATCGCAAAGGGCGTCGCCGCCAGCGAGATCATGGAGCAGGGCAACATAAAAGAAGTGGTCTTCCAGGAGACCTACAAGAAGCCAGAGGCTCCTAAGGCAGAAGAAGCCCCTACCGAGCAACAAGAAAAGAAAGAATAG
- a CDS encoding FKBP-type peptidyl-prolyl cis-trans isomerase, with protein MPITKGDIIKLSFTGKLENGAVFDTTDESVAKESGIFDEERVYRPMIVVVGSNTVVQGLDEDFFGKEKGHKGTVIVPPEKGYGFRSLELIETVPTKKFEQKVEPGMWVESGGRVGVVESVSGGRAKVDYNEPLAGKTLVFEYTIEDVIEGKEDKVDAIIKGYISPDAEYVLEGDAVTIEVPKDYSMDTEWLLGKVLIARFLVSFVGLKQVVYKEVFTEADLVEEPKE; from the coding sequence ATGCCTATTACAAAAGGAGATATTATTAAGCTGTCCTTCACGGGAAAGCTAGAAAATGGGGCGGTCTTCGACACGACGGATGAAAGCGTGGCAAAGGAGAGCGGCATTTTCGACGAGGAAAGGGTCTACAGGCCAATGATCGTAGTCGTAGGCTCGAACACGGTAGTACAGGGCCTGGACGAAGATTTTTTTGGAAAGGAGAAGGGGCATAAGGGCACCGTTATAGTGCCGCCGGAGAAAGGCTATGGGTTCAGGAGCCTGGAGCTTATCGAGACCGTCCCGACGAAGAAGTTCGAGCAGAAGGTGGAGCCTGGCATGTGGGTGGAGTCGGGCGGCAGGGTGGGCGTCGTGGAGAGCGTGAGCGGGGGCAGGGCGAAGGTAGACTATAATGAGCCATTGGCCGGCAAGACCCTTGTTTTTGAGTACACGATTGAGGACGTAATAGAGGGCAAGGAGGATAAGGTGGATGCCATCATTAAAGGCTATATCAGCCCCGATGCGGAATACGTGCTCGAAGGCGATGCCGTGACCATTGAGGTCCCTAAAGACTATAGCATGGATACGGAATGGCTGCTGGGCAAGGTGCTTATCGCCCGCTTCCTGGTTAGCTTTGTCGGCCTCAAGCAGGTAGTCTATAAAGAGGTGTTTACCGAGGCTGACCTGGTAGAGGAGCCTAAAGAATAG
- a CDS encoding MBL fold metallo-hydrolase, translated as MSELVPGVHLVDGSIGCNTYLIVGDGVTLIDTGLKGNEKRIYDCLGKLGYGPKDIRRIVITHAHIDHINCLGRLKADTGALVMASEQDSEVIEGRRPIRGVGGFFGAFIRLLRLYYRYTPVKVDVRLKDGDKIGVPGGFEAILLSGHSAGSIGLYSRERGILFSSDTIRVLNGKIAAPHPKFTENGEKAIEAIERMAGLDFNVLLPGHGKPVIGNASDKVKELCHELKR; from the coding sequence ATGTCAGAACTGGTTCCGGGCGTCCACCTGGTGGACGGCTCCATAGGATGCAATACGTACCTCATCGTGGGCGATGGGGTCACGCTCATCGATACAGGGCTGAAGGGAAATGAGAAGAGGATATACGACTGCCTTGGAAAGCTCGGCTACGGGCCAAAGGATATAAGGCGAATAGTCATAACCCACGCCCACATCGACCATATAAATTGCCTGGGCAGGCTTAAGGCCGACACGGGGGCGCTGGTGATGGCGAGCGAGCAGGACTCTGAGGTAATAGAGGGCAGGCGGCCAATCAGGGGGGTCGGCGGCTTTTTCGGGGCCTTTATAAGGCTATTGAGGCTCTACTACAGGTACACTCCGGTGAAAGTGGACGTCCGCCTGAAGGATGGCGATAAGATAGGCGTCCCCGGCGGCTTCGAGGCCATCCTGCTGAGCGGCCATAGCGCTGGCAGCATCGGGCTATACAGCAGGGAGCGCGGGATCCTCTTTTCGAGCGACACGATAAGGGTGCTTAACGGTAAGATTGCCGCGCCGCACCCGAAATTCACAGAGAATGGCGAAAAAGCCATAGAAGCAATAGAGAGGATGGCCGGGCTGGACTTCAACGTCTTGCTCCCAGGGCATGGCAAACCCGTCATAGGCAACGCCTCGGATAAGGTGAAGGAGCTATGCCACGAGTTAAAACGTTAA
- the hisC gene encoding histidinol-phosphate transaminase — MISPKPAIAKMKEYVAGRNIEEVARSYGIRESDVIKLASNENCLGPSPKAVEAIKEVAGSAHLYPSVDAIELQEALAAHYNMPLENIVAGPGMDGVLETLLRVFMDKGDESIIPLPTFSYYENVTSFCSASPVFSRRKPDYSIDVEDVLNNVNKRTRFIFVTSPNNPTGNITPLEDVRAIAESVECLVFVDEAYIDFSDGSAIGLVKKYDNVIVGRTMSKAWGLAGLRIGYAFVPSWVKGQYMKAATPHSISRISVAAAIGALGDVEHYKRSIDIVRKGREFLRGAIPFRTFPSEANFILMDVSPLKSGYVVEECMKRGIILRDCASFRGMGDAFVRVTVGTPAQNRRLVEALSEIKGGL, encoded by the coding sequence TTGATCAGTCCCAAGCCGGCGATAGCTAAGATGAAGGAATACGTGGCGGGAAGGAACATAGAAGAGGTCGCCCGCTCTTATGGCATCCGGGAGAGCGACGTGATCAAGCTCGCCTCGAATGAGAATTGCCTGGGCCCCAGCCCGAAGGCGGTGGAGGCAATAAAGGAAGTAGCAGGTTCCGCCCATTTATACCCCAGCGTCGACGCTATAGAGCTACAGGAGGCTCTGGCCGCTCATTATAATATGCCGCTTGAGAACATAGTCGCCGGCCCGGGCATGGATGGCGTGCTCGAGACGCTGCTGCGCGTTTTCATGGACAAGGGGGACGAGTCCATCATACCATTGCCCACTTTCTCATACTACGAGAACGTCACCAGCTTTTGCAGCGCCAGCCCTGTCTTTTCCAGGCGTAAGCCGGATTACAGCATCGACGTGGAGGACGTCCTCAATAACGTGAACAAGCGTACAAGGTTCATTTTCGTCACATCCCCTAATAATCCTACAGGTAATATTACCCCTCTTGAGGATGTCAGGGCTATTGCGGAATCAGTCGAGTGCCTCGTGTTCGTCGATGAGGCGTACATTGACTTTTCTGATGGGAGCGCCATAGGGCTGGTGAAAAAGTATGATAACGTCATCGTGGGCCGAACGATGTCCAAGGCATGGGGACTGGCAGGCCTGCGCATAGGCTACGCCTTCGTCCCATCGTGGGTAAAGGGCCAGTACATGAAGGCCGCCACGCCACACAGCATCAGCAGGATATCCGTGGCCGCTGCCATTGGCGCCCTCGGCGACGTAGAACACTATAAGAGGTCCATTGATATAGTCAGAAAGGGCAGAGAGTTTTTGAGGGGCGCAATACCGTTCAGGACGTTCCCATCCGAGGCGAATTTTATATTGATGGACGTCTCGCCATTGAAGTCGGGGTATGTGGTGGAAGAATGCATGAAGAGGGGCATCATCCTGAGGGATTGCGCCTCGTTCCGGGGCATGGGAGACGCCTTTGTCCGCGTTACCGTGGGCACTCCCGCACAGAACAGGAGGCTCGTTGAAGCCCTGAGCGAAATTAAAGGTGGCCTATGA
- a CDS encoding CDP-alcohol phosphatidyltransferase family protein, protein MTIESFRSVGSILLEPIVNVFHTHRVTANAVTVLSLIFALLSGICYYFSMGSSVTLFLALALAFLNALLDGADGLLARKAGIASRYGDFLDHVIDRYSDVLIFGGACLGGYVDATAGMMILTGVLLASYLGTQAQAVGVGRVYGGIMGRADRMAILIMASSLNIVYQPRLGLWGFSYSVLGWALIIIGVASHITALQRIWHTRKMLLEKEV, encoded by the coding sequence ATGACGATAGAATCCTTCCGATCGGTTGGCTCCATACTCCTGGAGCCTATAGTGAACGTTTTTCATACGCATAGGGTGACGGCGAACGCCGTGACGGTGCTATCCCTGATATTTGCGCTGCTCTCCGGCATTTGCTACTATTTTTCGATGGGCAGCAGCGTAACGCTATTTCTAGCCCTCGCCCTGGCGTTCCTCAACGCCTTACTGGATGGGGCGGACGGCCTGCTGGCCAGAAAGGCGGGCATCGCGTCGAGGTATGGGGACTTCCTCGACCACGTAATTGACAGGTATTCGGACGTCTTAATCTTCGGCGGCGCCTGCCTGGGCGGGTACGTCGATGCGACTGCGGGGATGATGATATTGACAGGCGTCTTGCTCGCCAGCTACCTCGGCACTCAGGCTCAGGCCGTGGGAGTAGGCCGTGTTTATGGGGGCATCATGGGAAGGGCGGACCGCATGGCCATCCTGATAATGGCCAGCTCGCTGAATATCGTATACCAGCCAAGGCTTGGCCTGTGGGGCTTTAGCTATAGCGTGCTGGGCTGGGCGCTCATCATTATCGGCGTTGCCAGCCACATCACCGCCCTTCAGCGCATATGGCATACTAGAAAGATGCTTCTCGAAAAAGAAGTGTGA
- the albA gene encoding DNA-binding protein Alba: MPEDNVIYVGNKPVMNYVLAAVTQFNEGAREVTIKARGRAISRAVDTAEVIRNRFLMDVVIDKIQIGTEELKSEKGDSIKVSSIEIFLKRSTPT; this comes from the coding sequence ATGCCAGAGGACAACGTGATCTATGTCGGGAACAAGCCGGTGATGAACTACGTGCTCGCCGCCGTAACTCAATTCAACGAAGGGGCCAGGGAAGTCACCATCAAGGCGCGGGGGAGGGCTATTTCCCGTGCCGTAGATACCGCTGAAGTTATCAGGAACAGGTTTCTAATGGACGTCGTCATCGATAAGATCCAGATTGGCACCGAGGAGCTGAAGAGCGAGAAGGGGGATTCCATCAAGGTGTCATCGATAGAGATCTTTCTCAAGCGCTCCACGCCTACATGA